A stretch of Vanessa cardui chromosome 26, ilVanCard2.1, whole genome shotgun sequence DNA encodes these proteins:
- the LOC124540736 gene encoding uncharacterized protein LOC124540736 isoform X2 translates to MGKEVQKRWRSIRDSYTKAFRQGKCQPPEQCPPGSRRYQYHRQMSFLLRALQNKKPRYSQDKYESFSEVSNSPQHPPPEDIPRIKHEITERPLDLKTKPDIQDRPETLDKCNQATIDKKLEIKIDANTILPDDHFDDDKLFMNSLLPLFKKMDDDTRLLCRIEVLKIIRYALQGHKCFEALKMAEDSFFKNRMSGILAKQEIVDNSLNSKSNESKLSMTTRSADGSRPIRKRRARSPSPLPLPPKRRGPGRPRKVRPPPSDSDEEQLFKKQFPKLKVSPVEVSLASEEDSYNKATSVAQLSTPLFMKMYNLERSKIAPVTSPQSMQVSIKTEPLDNSPTSALSTM, encoded by the exons GTAAAGAGGTGCAGAAAAGATGGCGTTCGATACGCGATTCGTATACCAAGGCGTTTCGTCAGGGGAAATGTCAACCGCCCGAGCAGTGCCCTCCGGGCAGTCGGAGATACCAGTACCACAGGCAGATGTCCTTCTTGTTACGAGCTTTGCAAAACAA AAAACCGCGATACTCCCAAGACAAGTACGAATCGTTCTCCGAGGTATCGAACTCGCCCCAACACCCGCCCCCAGAAGACATACCACGGATCAAGCACGAGATCACAGAGAGACCGCTCGATCTGAAAACCAAACCGGATATCCAAGACAGACCAGAAACTTTAGACAAGTGCAACCAAGCAACCATAGACAAGAAGTTGGAGATAAAAATCGACGCGAATACGATATTACCTGACGACCACTTCGATGATGACAAATTATTCATGAACTCCCTACTTCCATTATTTAAGAAGATGGACGATGATACGAGACTGCTCTGCAGGATTGAGGTTTTGAAGATCATAAGGTACGCGTTGCAAGGTCACAAGTGTTTCGAAGCATTAAAGATGGCGGAGGACAGCTTCTTCAAGAATAGAATGAGCGGGATTCTGGCCAAGCAAGAAATTGTTGATAATTCTCTGAATTCGAAGTCAAATGAATCCAAGTTGTCGATGACGACGCGCTCGGCTGATGGAAGCAGACCGATTAGGAAACGGAGG GCACGTTCGCCATCACCGCTACCGTTACCACCCAAGAGACGCGGTCCAGGGCGACCCAGAAAG GTCCGCCCCCCTCCATCGGACTCGGACGAGGAACAACTGTTCAAGAAACAGTTCCCAAAGCTGAAGGTTTCCCCTGTCGAGGTCTCTCTCGCGTCAGAGGAGGATTCGTACAACAAGGCCACGAGTGTCGCACAGTTGTCAACGCCACTGTTTATGAAg ATGTACAATCTGGAACGTTCGAAAATTGCACCTGTGACGTCACCGCAGTCCATGCAAGTCTCCATCAAGACGGAACCACTCGATAACAGTCCAACGTCAGCTTTAAGTACAATGTAA
- the LOC124540740 gene encoding regulation of enolase protein 1-like has protein sequence MDILNVISIFEISDITLDKFTWFNEPAQWSLKDNELHMTTDKKTDFWQSTWYNFTFNSGHVYGVGISEDFTLEVCVEADFHTLYDQAGLMIYLDEKHWLKTGIEYNDGQPMIGSVLTNGVSDWATGVFNGNPRKFWLRLSKVGNVVCVKYSTDNKTWILLRLSAFPVSEKYFVGLMSCTPQREGLTAKFSGVTFSKPVKDIIHSN, from the exons ATGGATATTCTAAATGTaatttccatttttgaaatttctgACATTACATTAGACAAATTTACTTGGTTCAATGAACCAGCCCAGTGGAGCTTAAAGGATAATGAACTGCATATGACGACAGACAAGAAAACAGACTTCTGGCAAAGTACTTGGTACAATTTCACATTTAACAGCGGACATGTTTATGGAGTCGGCATCTCTGAGGACTTTACCTTGGAG gtATGCGTTGAAGCAGATTTCCACACATTGTACGATCAGGCCGGTTTGATGATTTACTTGGATGAAAAGCACTGGCTTAAAACGGGAATCGAATACAACGACGGCCAGCCTATGATAGGCAGTGTACTCACTAATGGAGTCTCCGATTGGGCGACAg GAGTATTCAATGGGAATCCAAGGAAATTCTGGCTGAGACTATCGAAAGTCGGCAATGTCGTCTGTGTCAAGTActccacagataataaaacatgGATTCTATTAAGATTATCAGCATTCCCTGTGTCCGAGAAATATTTCGTAGGTCTGATGAGCTGTACTCCACAACGGGAGGGCTTGACAGCTAAATTTAGCGGGGTTACGTTCAGTAAGCCAGTTAAAGATATTATACACTCCAATTAA
- the LOC124540807 gene encoding rRNA 2'-O-methyltransferase fibrillarin has product MGKPDFSSPRGGGGRGGFRGGRGGGGGRGGFGGGRGGFGGGGGGKFEKRGGGGGRGFGGRGGGGRGRGGAPRGGRGGFKGGKQVIIEPHRHPGVFIARGKEDALVTKNLVPGSEVYGEKRISVENEGEKVEYRVWNPFRSKLAAAIMGGVDAIHMPPGSRVLYLGAASGTTVSHVSDVVGPEGLVYAVEFSHRSGRDLINVAKKRTNIIPIIEDARHPLKYRMLVGMVDTIFADVAQPDQARIVSLNAQHFLKNGGHFVISIKASCIDSTAQPEAVFAAEVKKLQADKLKPQEQLTLEPYERDHAVVVGVFRPPAKKA; this is encoded by the exons ATGGGTAAACCag ATTTTAGTAGTCCGCGTGGCGGCGGGGGTCGTGGTGGATTTCGAGGCGGTCGTGGGGGCGGCGGCGGTCGGGGGGGATTCGGTGGTGGTCGAGGAGGTTTCGGCGGTGGGGGCGGAGGAAAGTTTGAGAAGCGTGGCGGAGGCGGAGGCCGGGGCTTCGGCGGACGAGGCGGCGGAG GCCGTGGTCGAGGTGGGGCTCCAAGAGGTGGCCGAGGTGGTTTCAAGGGAGGAAAGCAAGTTATCATCGAACCCCACAG ACATCCAGGAGTGTTTATCGCGAGAGGAAAAGAAGATGCATTGGTTACGAAGAATTTAGTGCCCGGTTCAGAAGTTTACGGTGAAAAGAGGATATCAGTCGAG AATGAAGGAGAGAAGGTGGAATACAGAGTATGGAATCCGTTCAGATCAAAATTGGCTGCCGCTATCATGGGAGGTGTCGACGCTATACACATGCCACCAGGATCAAGAGTTTTGTATCTCGGTGCAGCCAGCGGTACGACAGTCAGTCACGTCTCAGATGTTGTCGGACCC GAAGGCCTCGTGTACGCAGTGGAGTTCTCACACAGATCGGGACGTGATCTTATAAATGTAGCCAAGAAAAGAACAAATATTATTCCAATTATTGAAGATGCCAGACATCCGTTAAAATATAG aatgTTAGTAGGTATGGTTGACACAATTTTCGCGGACGTCGCCCAACCGGACCAAGCTAGAATTGTCAGTTTAAACGCACAACATTTTCTCAAGAATGGAGGACACTTCGTAATATCCATTAAG GCATCATGTATAGACTCAACAGCGCAGCCAGAAGCTGTTTTCGCAGCGGaagttaaaaaattacaagCTGACAAACTAAAACCTCAGGAACAGTTAACTTTGGAGCCCTACGAGAGGGACCATGCAGTAGTTGTAGGAGTTTTCAGACCACCGGCTAAGAAAGCgtag